The window AATAATTTATTATCTCCAGGTCATTTTAGGATTGCATGCTGTTCTTGGTCATTACTATGTGACAAGAATTTGACATTTTGGTCTAGGGTTGAGGGACCATAGCAAGATTTTGTAGGATTGTTAGTGCATTTTCAGTAAGATATGTGATCTTTGCGAGCATGACAATGGTCAAAATAAACACTTTGGACTCTCTTTTTTCacacatcttttttttttttttttaaggaacaGTGAAATTTTACTTAATcatgtcactcattgcttgtcCTAATCAATGGTTTGTGCAAGTGCTTTGAATAACAATCACAAGAAGTTAGGTAATTCAATCAAGATGAAGAAAGGTTCTCTACGACTGTCATAGCATATTGTTTATGGAAAACATGTAGACTTTGAATAGACTTAGGGAATACAAGCACAATAACTGTATAATACCATATATTTTTTTAGGTCATTTCTTGATTCTTGTCTATGATCACTTCATCTTGAACTCGACAACTTACctcatatatataatatataaatataaatattatatataatattattaaaattatatatttatttcgAACAGCGTTTGAATATAATGTTAGGATCAGACTATATTACCCTTTGGTTTGAGGTTGATCTTGGGCTTGGGCTAATTGGGCTTTATTCACCCTTAAATGAGTCCGGTCCGTTACGGGCCACTATTTAGATTGCTAACCCAATTGATCACTTCTGCAATCTGTTCACAGTGACAGTACTCGCAGCCCTCCACCAAACTCGCCGCTGGCTTCTCGCCTTCGGGAGCTCCGCCGTCACAGCGAGCATTTGTGAGCCATGTCTTTCTCtgtcttcttctttttttcctttgGTCTCTGTCATTGTCTTTGTGCAGTGGCGAGAGAGCGGAAGGCATTAATTAGTACGGCATGATGCGAAATTGCTTCCCTTCGATGAATCTTTCAAATGCTTAACAGTTTGCTTTTCTCCTCTTCTTGTCTGCTGTTACTGTTGCTTTTTTTTTTCCCCTCTCCCTTTAAACGGCGCGTTCGTGCTTGTGGATTTTCTTTCTGTATGGTTGTTTTCGTGGTCAAAGAAGATTCTTATGTTGGCCTGTTCCTCGTATGTGTGCCCTAATAAAAAGAAGGAATCAAGGAAGATTAACATAAGACAATGTAGTTGGAGTGGTCGCCAATTGTAGTGTTCTTTTGTCGTAGTAATAGCGACGTActgaaattaaagaaaaaatttatCAAACTCAAATGCATGATTATAGTAAGATACAACCGATAATCTTgagaaattataaattttatattattcagTAAATTATGGTGCCAAATGTATGTAAGTTCAAAACTCCTTTAAGACGAGTTGGCACGTATGCAAGGTATTGATTGAGTGGTTAGAAGGTTTTCATGTCCCCTTTCTCGTTTTTTCTTATCTTTATTTCTATGTCTTTTTTGGTTTGCCATGTAAAACATTATTTCTAtgcatttttttcctttttaaaagaAGAATAGTTTATTTTTCCTCTTGTCTAATTATCGCAGCAACGGTTGATGTTTGTCCTTAAACTATTGAGTCAAATTATCATTTCGTGTACTGGAATAAATGAATACTAAttctcttcccctttttgatttatCTCATATTCTAAGATGTTACGATCCTTGCTTCTAAATTATTGCCCCCGATGAATGTGAGAGTATGCTGTCTCTATGAGCACCTTATGTTTTTCATTTGCAAAGATAGCTATTTTTTAAGCAAGTCTACTAAATCAATATGCTGTAGGAATTAACTATAACTGCAAAAAAAAGAAGGAACTTTAGTCTATATTTAGTTCTTGTTTATACCAAAATGTTTATTTTGATAACTATCTCACTAAGCTATTATTGGAATCCTACTTTCTGGCATCCGAAATTTCCTGTATGATATTAGTATCTTGAAATCAAATTGATGAACAAATCTTAAATTAATTATACCAATTCAAATGCTCTATTTTTTTATGCGACATTTTGCAACAATTTTTTTACCTAGGTCCATATGCTTTGACAGTCTGTTCTATCAACCTGTCTTTCTGAATATCCACCACCAGCCTACTCCCCGTTTGACTTTTGACCTAGTGAGCTAGACAAACATTTAGGTAATACTATAGCGGTGTCTAGTGTGTGGAAATGTAATCATTCTGTCTCGCATTATAGAAGATATTTATTGAATTTATCTTATATTTTGAATATGATAAATGTGATGGATTGGATCCATCATTAACAGAAATTATGTTAATAAAGTTTCCGCGACACACTAATTTCTTGTCCCTACTAGCATACTTTTCTTGTTTTTGATTTGTTTGTGTCAAACCTCTATTTTCTCTCACCTTATAACACAAGGCTGGCCTTTACTTGTCCAGATCCCTCCTCTTTATACATTGAGTAGTAGTCTTTGCACTGTGATTTTCTTTATTGTGTTTCTTGTCAGCCATGTAATTTATTTTAGTGTAGTAGCATTgatataaaactttttttttgcttttgCAGCTAATTTGTGGTAGCATTGATATAAAACTTTTTCTTTGCTTTTGCTGCTAATTTGCACATGTTTCGTCGTCCTTTTTTCCTGTTCCATAAAGTAATAAGTTAAAATGACCCAATGTTGGTGGTTTATTCATGAAGAATTGTTTTGTTGATGAGCAGAAAAGAAGGGGCATTCTTTAGGAGAAAGTAAATATGGATAAAGATCCCAACTCTGAGACAGCTGCGAATGACTACCGGGATGCTGAGCTTCCTGGTCGTGAGCATACTGGTATTGAAAATAATCTTCAGCACAGAAAACATAACTCAAACAAATCAGTTAGGAAAAGGGGAAAGTTGTTGCAAAATGGGAGAGCAAGATATTCACTAAGATCTTCGCTCAGAGTTCTTCGCTCCATGTCAAAATGTAAGGTTAAGATTTCCTCTGAACCCAGCAATTCCGCAGTGAGTCCAGTAaccaagaagagaaagaagaaaaggaaaggaaagagTGCTCCAAGCAATGAATTTTCACAAAGGAGAAAACACATAAGTTACTTATTGAGAAAAATCAACTTTGAGCAAAGCCTTATTGATGCATATGTGAATGAAGGTTGGAAAGGTCTAAGGTTTGTTCTTGACGACCTTGATTTTTTTCCGCTTCTAGATATCTATATACTTGAAACCtgtattcaaatttaaaaatatattggtAGAATGGAAGTATGATGAGCATGTTGATACAATGTTTGGTAGACATTCTATGAGATATgttttcaattgtaatatctagGTAGATCCTGTAGAAGATATGATGAGCTATCTATTGTGGGAGAAGACAAAAAAGGGGGGTTAAGTTTGCCGTTGGTTGAACTGAGTtggttagattagttttatttatCAGGAAAAATCTTGTAAGAGATGCCACTGCCCTTAGTTTAACATAGATATCTATGCCCCGCACAGATGCCTGTGATATTGTACTACGGTGTTATTCAGCAAACTATTGCTCTTTGTCTGGTGTTTTATTTTCATTATCTTGGCTGTTTGAGCTTTATTTTCTACTTCTCTGTCATTACAAGTAACTGATCTCCCCCCTTTATCATTATTTGTTCATTTACATAAATAATAGAGCTTCTTATTGTACTAATTTATTTAGTTTGCCTTAAAAATTGCATATTTCCCTTTCAATTTGTTCTTGCTATTTGGGAAACTGAAGAGTTTATAGTGGCCATGACTGTTTTCTACTGATCTCTGCTTTACAGTGACAATTGTCTTTTTGCAGTTTGGAAAAAATAAGGCCTGAGAAAGAGCTTGAACGAGCCAAATCTGAAATTCTACAGTGCAAATTAAGGATTCGTGATGCTTTCCAGCAACTAGATTCCTTGCTTTCTATAGGAAGGCTTGAGGAAAATCTGTTTGATGATAATGGAGAAATTGACAGTGAGGATGTTAGTCCTACCTTGTCTATGTCATATGTTATTTAACCATCATGTTTGGGTGCACCTGATTTATGGAACTTCATCTTACTGCAGATGTTCTGTGCAAAATGTGGTTCTAAGGATATATCTGCTGACAACGATATCATACTGTGTGATGGCATTTGCGACAGAGCTTTTCACCAGAAATGTTTGAGCCCGCCATTAGCAACTAATGAAAGTAAATCTTGATTATTTTAGTTTAATATTCCCTTTGCATTAATTTATGATCACTCAACTCTTTCTTGCTTTTAACAAGTTCCTCCTGAAGATCAAGGATGGTTATGTCCTGCATGTGACTGCAAGGTGGATTGCCTTGATTTGTTTAATGATTCTCAAGGAACTGATTTCTCGATTGAGGACACGTGGGAAGTAAGCATGATTGTTTTGTTATCTGGTTGATGAACTTAGTGATAATGACTTAGTGCTGATGATTATATGCGTTCTTACTTAGCCTACCGCTTTCCATATAGAAAATTTTTCCCGAGGCAACTGCTGTTGCAAATGGTAATAACCAATTTGATGATTCTATCTATCcatcagaagattcagaagattaTGATTATCAACCTGATCACGTAGAAGGTAATGCTGAAGATCAGGAAGAACGGTCAAGTTCTGATGAATCAGATTCTGCTTCATTGTCAGAGGACTTGGGCCAGCCTGTACAGAACAAAATTGATTATCTTGGCCTCCCTTCTGATGATTCTGAGGATGATGACTATGATCCTGATCAGCCAGAACCTGATAAGGATAAAGATTCAGATTTGAATGAATCAGATTTTATGTCTGACTCTGATGATTTCTGTGCTGACCTTTGTAAAACTGTGAATGCCAATGCAGTTTCGTCCAATTTATGTGATTCTGAGCCACTTGATGGTTCTGGTCAGTTGAGAGCTACTATGCAGTTCCCTTTAAACGCTGAGAATCCACTTGTAGAGGTAGATGCTGGTCAAGGGACCAATTATCCAACATCAAAGAAGAGGCAGCGGGAGAGTTCAGATTTTAAGAAGTTGCATGACGTGAGTATACTTCTCCATCTTGTAGTTCTAGCTTCATAATGAATTCTAGTAACTTTTTCATACATAACCCACAAGCCCTAGTATTTACTATGTGATGTGTGGATAACCTTGTTGTGTTAGGATCCCATGGTATTTTAAGTTGGCTGAGGATAGATTATCTTTAGAATAGAAAGTGGGTTGGTGTGGTCATTTCTTGCATGATGTGTGGCTATACGTGACTCACAAACATAACGATCGCAATGATGAAAATTTACCACACGAATAGCATGCTCAGAATGAAAAGTAAAATCAAGGCTCGACGTCCACTAGTGGCACTGACTAGCAACGTGATCTTGCTGAAGGATTGTCACATTCAAAAACAAGAGACTTTGTGCATCCTCAACAGCAAAGAAGAAGATGAATCCCATTTTGACACTCATCGAGATAAGATCGTCATATGTTAAAT is drawn from Zingiber officinale cultivar Zhangliang chromosome 1B, Zo_v1.1, whole genome shotgun sequence and contains these coding sequences:
- the LOC121975535 gene encoding homeobox protein HOX1A-like isoform X1, producing MDKDPNSETAANDYRDAELPGREHTGIENNLQHRKHNSNKSVRKRGKLLQNGRARYSLRSSLRVLRSMSKCKVKISSEPSNSAVSPVTKKRKKKRKGKSAPSNEFSQRRKHISYLLRKINFEQSLIDAYVNEGWKGLSLEKIRPEKELERAKSEILQCKLRIRDAFQQLDSLLSIGRLEENLFDDNGEIDSEDMFCAKCGSKDISADNDIILCDGICDRAFHQKCLSPPLATNEIPPEDQGWLCPACDCKVDCLDLFNDSQGTDFSIEDTWEKIFPEATAVANGNNQFDDSIYPSEDSEDYDYQPDHVEGNAEDQEERSSSDESDSASLSEDLGQPVQNKIDYLGLPSDDSEDDDYDPDQPEPDKDKDSDLNESDFMSDSDDFCADLCKTVNANAVSSNLCDSEPLDGSGQLRATMQFPLNAENPLVEVDAGQGTNYPTSKKRQRESSDFKKLHDEVDADESSKPSQNESEKSTVKKIKKNVSREEPSKLPDENAQSSSNQRGSRVKHIVKKGNTQDISKLDQQQPSKAIYESTSDRAQEKVSRNDDNQNKTTTISRRLLGQNAYQISNSRRASNVSNVYGTTGKTSGKETIHSSTTPDQDNSVTSVRNKKSSKRKIENTPGQRKTLTSSNRKNTGSKTSATLDQPKSTGCNTSATLDQPNSLIRTSGKNVKSSKANADTPATLDQLNSLIRSSRTNAKSSKANANTVATLDQPNCLIRSSRKNAKQMLITPRHS
- the LOC121975535 gene encoding homeobox protein HOX1A-like isoform X3, with translation MDKDPNSETAANDYRDAELPGREHTGIENNLQHRKHNSNKSVRKRGKLLQNGRARYSLRSSLRVLRSMSKCKVKISSEPSNSAVSPVTKKRKKKRKGKSAPSNEFSQRRKHISYLLRKINFEQSLIDAYVNEGWKGLSLEKIRPEKELERAKSEILQCKLRIRDAFQQLDSLLSIGRLEENLFDDNGEIDSEDMFCAKCGSKDISADNDIILCDGICDRAFHQKCLSPPLATNEIPPEDQGWLCPACDCKVDCLDLFNDSQGTDFSIEDTWEKIFPEATAVANGNNQFDDSIYPSEDSEDYDYQPDHVEGNAEDQEERSSSDESDSASLSEDLGQPVQNKIDYLGLPSDDSEDDDYDPDQPEPDKDKDSDLNESDFMSDSDDFCADLCKTVNANAVSSNLCDSEPLDGSGQLRATMQFPLNAENPLVEVDAGQGTNYPTSKKRQRESSDFKKLHDISNSRRASNVSNVYGTTGKTSGKETIHSSTTPDQDNSVTSVRNKKSSKRKIENTPGQRKTLTSSNRKNTGSKTSATLDQPKSTGCNTSATLDQPNSLIRTSGKNVKSSKANADTPATLDQLNSLIRSSRTNAKSSKANANTVATLDQPNCLIRSSRKNAKQMLITPRHS
- the LOC121975535 gene encoding homeobox protein HOX1A-like isoform X2 produces the protein MDKDPNSETAANDYRDAELPGREHTGIENNLQHRKHNSNKSVRKRGKLLQNGRARYSLRSSLRVLRSMSKCKVKISSEPSNSAVSPVTKKRKKKRKGKSAPSNEFSQRRKHISYLLRKINFEQSLIDAYVNEGWKGLSLEKIRPEKELERAKSEILQCKLRIRDAFQQLDSLLSIGRLEENLFDDNGEIDSEDMFCAKCGSKDISADNDIILCDGICDRAFHQKCLSPPLATNEIPPEDQGWLCPACDCKVDCLDLFNDSQGTDFSIEDTWEKIFPEATAVANGNNQFDDSIYPSEDSEDYDYQPDHVEGNAEDQEERSSSDESDSASLSEDLGQPVQNKIDYLGLPSDDSEDDDYDPDQPEPDKDKDSDLNESDFMSDSDDFCADLCKTVNANAVSSNLCDSEPLDGSGQLRATMQFPLNAENPLVEVDAGQGTNYPTSKKRQRESSDFKKLHDEVDADESSKPSQNESEKSTVKKIKKNVSREEPSKLPDENAQSSSNQRGSRVKHIVKKGNTQDISKLDQQQPSKAIYESTSDRAQEKISNSRRASNVSNVYGTTGKTSGKETIHSSTTPDQDNSVTSVRNKKSSKRKIENTPGQRKTLTSSNRKNTGSKTSATLDQPKSTGCNTSATLDQPNSLIRTSGKNVKSSKANADTPATLDQLNSLIRSSRTNAKSSKANANTVATLDQPNCLIRSSRKNAKQMLITPRHS